The following is a genomic window from Thioclava electrotropha.
TTGGCGAGATAGAAGGCAGAGATCAGCACGAACACGGTCGCGGTCACCGCGAACATCACCTGATAGGGCAACGGCCCGAGCCCGAGCGGCTTGGCTGCCGCACGCAGCGCCAGCGTAAAGCCCCCGAGCCCCATCGTCGTCGCATAGAAGGTGATCGGAAAATGCTCGAGCCGGCTATGCGCGGCGGGTGCCTCAGCTTGAATGCTCATCTTGCCCTCCCGGTGGCCATCGCCGCGCGGGGCCGAACGGCCCACAACGCGACGGATCAGATCACCCGCGCCGCGCTGGACCAACCCACGCGGCGGGATCACACCTCTCATTTACTCACGCATCCGTGTGTGAGGAGTCTGACAAATGGACGCATTCGCCGCGCCGGGCGCAGCGCGCATCTACGTCCCGCGCATATTGCCTCTGGCGGATCCCCGCTTGCGCCAGACCCGCTCTGTGACGAAAATTTTCAAGGAACGTGACATAGGTCAAACCTACGAGGTAAACTTACCTATATCACCGCTTCGTGAGCTGGAGGAGTTGCGATGCGTCTGACCACACGAACCAATCTCGCGATGCGCGTGCTGATGTTCTGCGCGGTCAATCCGCATCGCACCGTGCGCAAGCATGAGATCGCAGAAGCCTGTAACGCGTCCGAGAACCATCTCGCGCAGGTCATCAACACGCTCGCGCGCGAGAATTTCATCACCACCCTGCGCGGTCGCGCCGGTGGGATGCAGCTTGCCCGCCCGCCCGAAGAGATCGGCGTGGGCAAGGTGCTGCGCGCCTTCGAGGCCGCCCTGCCCTTCGCGGAATGTTTCGATACCGAGACCAACACCTGCCCGCTCCGCGACGCCTGTCTGTTCCGCGATGCGCTGAGTGATGCGCTCGAGGCCTTCTACGGGACGCTGGACCGCAAGACGCTCGCCGATTTGGTCGACAACAACACCGCGCTGGAGGCGATGCTTAGCCTGCCCGGCCTGCAGCCGCTGTCGATCTGCGCAACCGCACGCGCCGCGGAATAACCGCCGCGACATGACGCTCCAGTAGGTCCATATTTCTGACGCATTGCCATGCGCAGCAGCGCTTTCGTGGCGCCAACGTCACAGTTTCATGACACACGCTCACGGCAAAGAGATCAAAATTCAGTTTCGCTTGACCACCCCTTTTCCCGGCGAGAGCCTGTGTCTACTTGTCGCACCAACGGGAAGACCCCGCTAAACGCGACTCATCACAAGGCTTAGGTCATGCAACAGCAATCGGGCACTCAATCAGGCCAGCAACAGCAAGGCGGCACGAACCGTCCTGGCCAGCAACAAGGCCAAACGGGCAATACGACCCAACAGAACGGCACCGTATTCGACGACTGGGCGTCCATCTGACGCCCTTTCTCGCGTCGCTATGATAGCGGCGCAGGCAGGCCCCGCAACCGGCATTCTTCATTCCCGCCGGTTTTCGCGCCGCCCGCCATTCGATCTCTTCTTCGCGCTGCTCTTGCGTGGCGCGAAGTCCGCTCTCAAACTGTCCCGACGCCAGCCCGCGCGATACTGATACCGCGCGCCCCGAAGGACCGTCCGGCACGATGAGCACCTCTCTCACATCCATAAAGGGGATCGGCCCCGCCACCGCCGAAGGCTTTATCCGCGCCGGGATCACCTCGGCCGAGGAACTGCGCGAGATCGGCGCGGACGCCGCCTATGCCGCCTGGATCGAAGTCGGGAACCCCGCCCATTTCATCGGCTATTACGCGCTGAACATGGCGCTGCAGGGGCGTCCGTGGAACGATTGCCGCGGCGCCGAGAAGGCCGAATTCCGCAAGAAATTCGATGCACTTAAGGCGCGGATCGCGGCGAGCGACAGCACCACCCAATCCGCAAAAGAGAAGGGCCGCGCCCGGCTGGACGCGGCCCTCTCGGAAATTGGTCTGATCGCGAAACGCTAGATCAGCCGACGATCTCGAGACCCGAGAAGAAGAACGAGATTTCTTCCGCAGCGGTTTCCGGAGCGTCGGAGCCGTGCACCGAGTTTTCACCCACGGAGAGCGCGTATTCCTTGCGGATGGTGCCCTCGTCGGCTTCCGCCGGGTTGGTCGCGCCCATCACTTCCCGGTTCTTGGCGATCGCGCCTTCACCCTCGAGCACCTGAACGACGACCGGCTCGGATGCCATGAACTCGCACAGTTCGCCGTAGAAGGGGCGCTCTTTGTGGACTTCGTAGAACTTGCCGGCCTGATCCATGGTCAGCTGGATGCGCTTCTGCGCGACGATGCGCAGACCCGCTTCCTCGAACTTGGCGTTGATCTTGCCGGTGAGGTTGCG
Proteins encoded in this region:
- a CDS encoding RrF2 family transcriptional regulator; the protein is MRLTTRTNLAMRVLMFCAVNPHRTVRKHEIAEACNASENHLAQVINTLARENFITTLRGRAGGMQLARPPEEIGVGKVLRAFEAALPFAECFDTETNTCPLRDACLFRDALSDALEAFYGTLDRKTLADLVDNNTALEAMLSLPGLQPLSICATARAAE
- a CDS encoding TfoX/Sxy family DNA transformation protein — encoded protein: MSTSLTSIKGIGPATAEGFIRAGITSAEELREIGADAAYAAWIEVGNPAHFIGYYALNMALQGRPWNDCRGAEKAEFRKKFDALKARIAASDSTTQSAKEKGRARLDAALSEIGLIAKR
- the ndk gene encoding nucleoside-diphosphate kinase, giving the protein MAIERTLSIIKPDATKRNLTGKINAKFEEAGLRIVAQKRIQLTMDQAGKFYEVHKERPFYGELCEFMASEPVVVQVLEGEGAIAKNREVMGATNPAEADEGTIRKEYALSVGENSVHGSDAPETAAEEISFFFSGLEIVG